One Alnus glutinosa chromosome 13, dhAlnGlut1.1, whole genome shotgun sequence genomic window, TACCTgagacaaaacaaaagaaaaacaagccCTTTCATTCATATCTGGACCAATTTGGTGGTACCTGCTATTATCGCACAGACCTCAAAACCACAATTCCTTACTTCTCTTCCAATTCTAACAATAAGTCcctcattttctttgattttaattatgAGGACTCGCTGAATCGCTGATTTTCGCATGGGCTGAACGATTCGAATCGCCGAGTTAGGGTTCTAAATACCTGAAAATCCCTTAATCCTGTTATCGCGAATGGCTTCCTCCGACATCGTCGATACGACGCCGTTGCTCAGCAACTCGAGCGGGTCCAGCGACGAGGCCAACCCTAGCCGCCGATTCGTACAGCGGCAGAGCCTGAGGCAGGCCGCGAGGTTCCTCCGGCAGGCCAGCGGTGGTGCCGGCCGGCGGGGGATGCGTGAGCCGTCGATGATGGTGCGCGAGTCCGCAGCGGAGCAGCTGGAGGAGCGGCAGAGCGACTGGGCGTACTCGAAGCCCGTGGTGGTGCTCGACATCATATGGAACTTCGCGTTCGTGGTGGTCGCCGCCACGGTGCTGGTGCTGAGCCAGAGCGAGTCTCCCACCATGCCGCTCCGGCTATGGCTCATCGGCTACGCCCTGCAGTGCGTGTTGCACATGGTCTGCGTCTGTGTCGAGTATGGAAGGAGGCGGCGGAGGCGGGGCCGGGCGCTGGCATTTAATTCGACGGAGAACGGTGGGAATTCAAGTTCAGCTGGGCCGAGAGAGAGTTCAGGGCAGTACGTGACATTGGCGGAGCATTTGGAGGAGGGCGGCGGCGGCgggtaattttgtttttagagaattggatttTGAGGATTTGCATTGGTGTTTGATAAATTTCAAAGCTTAATAGTCGGTTGTGTAGTTATTGATCTTATCTTATATGTGTCTTGTTATGTATTCGACTGAATAGATGATAAATTTTGGTTTGAGTCTTGAAGCTTTATAGTCCGTTGTGTAGTTGTTTGATAATAGGTTACTTTTTAtgtatatgaatttttatttgtaaggTTATGTATATGATTGAATATGAGATAATTTTGACATATTCAAGATGCGAAAGGGGATTTGAAGTGGCTTGTTTATTGGCTTATTTGGATGAAAGTGTTTTTGCGTATAGTTGGAGACACATAAATGTAGAATTAAATGaaacttttctttgtttttggtatTTATATTGTGGAACCTTGCACTTctatgtttacttttttttgggggggataGATTCAAGATTTTATACTTGTaccagttatatttttttaaatttatttgtagaaATGTATAAACGTGGAAGAGTACTTTGCGTGGTCGATGACATGCTTTAGAAAGAAGAATATACTTTCCTGGTTGTATGATAAAAGAACTTGATATTTTTTATCATATACATTTATGTGTTGTGTGGTTTCATCTATAAATTGGTTTTAGGCAATTCCTTTGATTTTCTATTGAATTAGTAGGTGCTGGCTACATTTCCAAAATGTACTATGTAGAGTATGACATGTTGGTTTTTCAAATTGAGGCATTACAAAGTTGAAAGAGGAGGCGGTTTTGACATTTGTTTACTCAACTGATTTCCTCTTGGATTGGGGCGgcggaaggggggggggggggggtgctgATTATGTATAAACTTGTATTGTTTGAGGTTGCAGAATATATGCTTTAGCTAGGTGTtcctctttctagttaggtgtttctcttgtatattttctgTGTACATAAGCTGCGActttgtgtgttttaatgaaatttcaattacttatcaaaaaaagaatataCACTCTTCAGGATGATATCCGATATTCTCATATCATTATATTCAGTACCTAATGATTTGTTACTTGGTCCTCTTAGGAAGTATTTCATCTAAGATTTTAGAATACGTGCTCatcgttttttgtttttatccttGCAGTAGTGTTGCAAAGCATCTAGAATCTGCAAATACAATGTTTTCGTTTATCTGGTGGATCATTGGGTTCTACTGGGTTTCTGCAGATAGTCAAACTTTAGCACATGGCTCCCCTCAGCTTTACTGGTTTGTGTTGGTTCTCTCTTACTCTTTGAAATCGAACCATTATTTGTATTTGAATCTTACATTGGATAGTATGATGTGGTGTGCAGGCTATGTATAATTTTCTTGGGTTTTGACGTGTTCTTTGTCGTATTCTGTGTTGCACTGGCATGTGTCATTGGTATTGCCGTTTGCTGCTGTCTTCCATGTATCATAGCACTTTTATACGCCGTGGCAGACCAGGTAGAATTTATACTGCTTTCCTTGTGCATTGCCATAAGTGCCTCGTTTTactaatttatgttttttgtgCTAATTCTTTGCAAATTGCAATGTTAGCGGCTTAGTAGTAACACACACCAGTTCAATATTGggttaaaaatttgaaaccagAAAGAGACTCATTTACTGGACCCAACATTTCAACCTGCCATATATCTAAATCCTAagttttaattgagttttttaaatgaataatacTATCAAGACTGATTAAGTATGTTACTTTTGAGTAAGAGTAAATGGAAGTTAGCTATGATggagttttgtttttcttgtgcTTGCTTTAGTTGGGTGCATTATGttgtatatttcctgtgtacGTTGGGGTgctttatgctttttataatATTGCTCTTtacttatatatgtataaaaaattacttgTCTAGCGAAGCACTcaatttatctatttattttgttgAGTTGACATGTCCAGCTCAAATGTTGCTGATGGCAGAACTAAACAGAGAGAGTGGATTGCTGTGGGAAGGTCTTCAATTGAATAGACGAATCCCATGGTGATAAAATAGTGAGCCCTGAAAAGGTTTTGATCCTAATTTGTGAAAATAGTTGGAATGCTAGTCCTTGTCCAAACATTGGTTTGAtctctaattatttttattttttgataagtaattgaaaaTGCGCACTTAGGTACAcaaagaagtatacaagaggaaCATCtaactagaaagaaaaagacggtaaaaaaaatcatgaaaagaaagCACACAAGGAAGTGGAAAAAAGTATTGAAGGACTTTAAAATCCACTACCGTCCTCTCGCGGTCTTTTTTTTGATTAGTATGAatccaatcttattaaaagtatAAGGCGCCTCTTAGTACACTGGGAATATACAAAGGAAACAcataattagaaagagaaaagcaagCAAGAAAGTCATCAAAGCTAAACGACAAAGGGTAcacataagccgtagtccaaagGTACAACGTATGgtaaaaaaaggataaaatctcctccaaggtcctttccaaatcctcaaagcttCTATTGTTCATTTCcttccataaacaccaaaaaaggcaaataggcgCCATTTTTCATACTACAACACTCCTTGGTCTTCCAAAGGACCACTGACGAGCTAGCAAGTCGAAAACCCGTTTGggtataacccaagacaacccgaAATGACTGAAGAGAGTACTCCACAAAGCAGAAGCCATGTcgtagtgaagaagaagatgatctacAGACTCCCCAGTCCTTTCACCGTCTTTAAAACTCTTCTAATTTCATTCCCTTCAAATACACCACAAAAGACAAGACAATCATCTTCCACACTACTGCATACTGGGAAAAGGGAAAGGAAGAGGAGTATTCTTAGTTAATTGGTGATCttatcatttatttcaaaaagtcTTTCACCAATGTACAACGTAGAGGGCATAGGATGCTAGCTGTTTTGCACTTTTATCATGAAGCCAAATGTATAATCTTCAAAGTGTAGTAGTGTGGAAGATTGTTTTGTCCTGTCTTAATGTGGTGTctttagagagaaagaaatgatagaagttttgaagacctttttttttttttttttttttttaataagtaataaaagtttattaaaaaaagtaaggcgctcctaagtacacaagaaccaaaccagcccacaaaaatAAACCTAACAAACCCGTAAGGACCTAAAGCCCTTAGACCTAAAACCCACATGGAGCATTGAACACTACATCgtgtgagccttgcctttccatCGGCGAGAGGACGTGTTTGCATCGCTgtagttaatggagcttttcagaTTCAATTGCTCCTTCCTACATTTGGTCTTAAGACGTGCAACCTTAACTTCCGATGAaagtcctcttcaatggcatccagaATTGCCAAGGACGGATCCTCCTCCTCATCACCATCCAACACCAAATCTAAGGGCATGTTTGGAGGAAAAAACCCAAAGGGTAAGGGGAATCTCCCTCTTCCCCATCCCAAACCTCGTCGCCCTGATCCCACACAACAATCTCCCCAAACGGACCAAAACTTACCAGCCACTTCTTAGATTGGATCAAACCGTTCAACCTGAAGTCATCACCCTTTTCAGCGATTGGAGTGATGCAACCACCCAAGAGGGAGGAGCATCTTACATACCACCTTCCTTTATAATCAGAGTCGATGACGACGCGACCGACACTTTAGATGAGAAATGAGGAGTAACTTGCACTGACAAACTCGAATTGAGAAACCCTCGCTGTAGGAAACCCCTCACCGGAGTAGAATGCTTAACAAAAGCCTTCACGGAAGCTACCACTCCAGCAAAATCTAGCATTGGAAACGCCGCAACCACCGAAACTTCCTCGGCAAGAAGACAATCCTCCATCTTCGAGGGTTGCAATGGCTTAGTCTCCATCGGGATCAAGGGATCCAAACCAACCTCTCCAAAATCTGAGCACGAAATTGGCGGAAGCAACTGGACCACTGGCTTTGTCGCAGACGTATCGCTCGAGAGAGTAATTTGAGAGATCCCACCGGCGATATCTGCCCTCATTGCCACCACAAACTCTGTAAATAAGCTCTCATCCAAATGCACTGCTTTGCCTATCCTAGCCTTCTGATAGTAACTCTGGAACTTCTTAGAATCCGACGAATTATAAGGCAAActctatttggaatggagttattgagaaaatggaatggCGGTTGGCTGGATCGAAGAAaatgtatttgtctaagggtggtcaGTTGACTTTGCTTAAAAgtactctttatttatttatttatttttgtcttttttttaaattttatttttataagtaatgttgcaactttattgaaaaagcgtaaggcgtctCTATGTACATATGTAGTATACAATAGAGCTCCTACAAATCCAGAACCCAAAAAAAGCAAAACGAGCCAAAAAGCATCCACAACACACAAAACCCACGTGAAACACAAATCCCAGAAGACAGTTGAAGCCTTCGTTAAAAGTACTCTTTCCAACCTACCTACGTATTACTTGTCGTTGTTCCATATTCCATTGGCGTGGCTAATAAACTCGATAGACTTCAAagggattttttattttgggggggggggggggggtgcaaATCAAATAGCACAAGAACCAACGGAAAATGATATAGGCTACATTGAGGGAGCCGTGACCTTCAAGACACCAAAAGATGTTATAGGTTTTGATCATAATACTCAAGCTTCCATTCTTATTCATTGTCATTCCCTTAAATAGAGGAATAAAAGCTATATGTTACAAGGGCTAAACTAGTAAGGAAAGATCCTTACGAATAGCCTACATCCTTCTTGTGAATATCTCTTCCTTATTAGACTAGAAAATAAAAGGCTGGAAATAAATGGAGATTTACTCATTATTGGTTTCTAACCTAACTCGTAAGAAAAGagctttttgaagatgtagagactgtaatggtagtgttAAGGAAGCGTGTGCTTAACACGCTATTTCTTTGGTTAGCGTCCAGTCTTTGCCACCTAgatgtttttacttttgtagactttctaaatttattaccTGTTCCTCCCTTTTAGGGgcgctcttgtatacttcccgtgtattagggttgcgcccctctacgctttattgatgaatttgaaattacttataaaaaaaaaggggggggggggggggcattggAGATGAGGTAAAACTCCATTTGGTGAATTGGAACCGGATCTGTACTCCAATAAAATCAGGTGGGTTTGGAGTTCATAACTTCATTCAGCTTAATCGAGCTCTTTTGAGAAAATGGTTGTGGAGGTATGCTAGGGAGGGAGAGGCATTAT contains:
- the LOC133853800 gene encoding E3 ubiquitin-protein ligase At1g12760-like isoform X1, whose translation is MASSDIVDTTPLLSNSSGSSDEANPSRRFVQRQSLRQAARFLRQASGGAGRRGMREPSMMVRESAAEQLEERQSDWAYSKPVVVLDIIWNFAFVVVAATVLVLSQSESPTMPLRLWLIGYALQCVLHMVCVCVEYGRRRRRRGRALAFNSTENGGNSSSAGPRESSGQYVTLAEHLEEGGGGGSVAKHLESANTMFSFIWWIIGFYWVSADSQTLAHGSPQLYWLCIIFLGFDVFFVVFCVALACVIGIAVCCCLPCIIALLYAVADQQEGATKEDIDHLSKFKFRRICDNEKLGGDVQGLHGGIMTECGTDSPIEHVLSQEDAECCICLSAYDDGVELRELPCGHHFHCACVDKWLYINATCPLCKYNILKSSSHGQEEA
- the LOC133853800 gene encoding E3 ubiquitin-protein ligase At1g12760-like isoform X2, which encodes MASSDIVDTTPLLSNSSGSSDEANPSRRFVQRQSLRQAARFLRQASGGAGRRGMREPSMMVRESAAEQLEERQSDWAYSKPVVVLDIIWNFAFVVVAATVLVLSQSESPTMPLRLWLIGYALQCVLHMVCVCVEYGRRRRRRGRALAFNSTENGGNSSSAGPRESSGQYVTLAEHLEEGGGGGSVAKHLESANTMFSFIWWIIGFYWVSADSQTLAHGSPQLYWLCIIFLGFDVFFVVFCVALACVIGIAVCCCLPCIIALLYAVADQEGATKEDIDHLSKFKFRRICDNEKLGGDVQGLHGGIMTECGTDSPIEHVLSQEDAECCICLSAYDDGVELRELPCGHHFHCACVDKWLYINATCPLCKYNILKSSSHGQEEA